From Apium graveolens cultivar Ventura chromosome 9, ASM990537v1, whole genome shotgun sequence, the proteins below share one genomic window:
- the LOC141686484 gene encoding uncharacterized protein LOC141686484, with protein MLLQTKHVQIDNICLVCHEEAESVFHSLVQCKAATLCWQIHNPNISTNETMEFAEWLERNLSGQPKQATAKIITLCWSIWRARNDLVWSNKSWNSMKIIAKAWEYLSQWTTAQEVMNPTLTEALAIKEVLSWAKEWTEKTTTTESDCLVVIQLIRSATSLRSRLGKVIMECRTLVRELNNVRLYFIKRFANMSAHELAHVSRMYPDRVFDWGSIPVNVQSCISNESLE; from the exons ATGCTCTTGCAGACTAAGCATGTTCAAATCGACAATATTTGTCTGGTTTGTCATGAAGAGGCTGAATCAGTTTTTCACAGTTTGGTGCAATGTAAGGCTGCAACTCTGTGTTGGCAAATCCATAATCCTAATATTAGCACGAATGAGACAATGGAATTTGCTGAGTGGCTGGAGAGAAACTTATCAGGACAACCGAAACAAGCTACTGCAAAGATCATCACCTTGTGCTGGTCTATTTGGAGAGCCAGAAATGATTTGGTGTGGAGTAATAAAAGCTGGAACTCGATGAAAATTATTGCTAAGGCATGGGAGTATCTTTCACAATGGACGACAGCTCAGG AGGTAATGAACCCAACTTTAACTGAAGCTTTGGCAATTAAAGAAGTATTGAGTTGGGCTAAGGAATGGACGGAGAAAACTACCACTACTGAGTCAGATTGCTTAGTAGTTATTCAGTTGATCAGAAGTGCTACATCTCTGCGATCCAGACTTGGAAAGGTGATAATGGAGTGTAGAACTTTGGTCCGCGAGTTAAACAATGTAAGGTTGTATTTCATTAAACGGTTTGCGAATATGTCGGCACATGAATTAGCTCACGTGTCTCGTATGTACCCTGATCGTGTGTTTGACTGGGGATCTATCCCAGTTAATGTTCAATCTTGTATCTCGAATGAGTCTTtggaataa